A region of the Fusobacterium sp. genome:
CAGAAACAGCAGCAGCAATATCTGGAGTTACAGTTCCTGATTTTGGATTTGGCATTAATCCTTTAGTTCCCAATATTTTTCCTAGTCTTCCTAATTTAGGCATCATGTCAGGTGTAGCAATAACTAAATCAAAATCTAACCAACCTTGTTGAATCTGAGTGATATATTCATCAGAACCTGCATAATCAGCACCAGCTTCTAAAGCCTTTTGAACATTAGCTTCTGAAGTGATAGCTAATACTTTTACAGTTTTCCCTGTTCCATGTGGAAGAACAACTGTTCCTCTTACTTGTTGATCAGCATGTCTTGGATCTACACCAAGTCTTAATGCAACTTCTACAGTTTCTGTAAATTTAGCAGTTTTTGTTTTTAAAACTAATTCTAAAGCTTCTTTCACTTCATAAAGCTTTCCAGTTTCTATTAACTTAGCAATTTCTAAGTATTTTTTTCCTCTATGTTTTGCCATTTTTTTAATTTCCTCCCTTTGTGGTGATGCGGAATAATCCTACCACTTAATATAACCATGGTACTCTGTACCATATACAACAGATTAATTA
Encoded here:
- the rplA gene encoding 50S ribosomal protein L1; this translates as MAKHRGKKYLEIAKLIETGKLYEVKEALELVLKTKTAKFTETVEVALRLGVDPRHADQQVRGTVVLPHGTGKTVKVLAITSEANVQKALEAGADYAGSDEYITQIQQGWLDFDLVIATPDMMPKLGRLGKILGTKGLMPNPKSGTVTPDIAAAVSEFKKGKLAFRVDKLGSIHVPIGKADFAPEKIEENFKAFLDQITRLKPASSKGQYLRTVAVSLTMGPGIKMDPALVAKYVG